Proteins from a genomic interval of Meiothermus cerbereus DSM 11376:
- a CDS encoding ATP-binding cassette domain-containing protein, with protein sequence MSLRLYGGEIVGLLGLNGAGKTTFIKLLAGLLEPDEGQIKLLGRPLHPATVRSAVALLKEGQPSFSEFLTPRQCLLYYGHLLGIKNLEARVAQALDLADLLLVAERPLLELSFGTKRRTGLALAYLKEARLLLLDEASAGLDVKSVATLRSALRRYAAQGNAVLLTGHEMGFMEAVCDRVVLLHQGQVRADGRLHELGKKYALKQFVEVWYEGQPTVGETLEQQDGLVRLKLDLRELGLLDSQRVRQVRLHQSILEHLLQEVDRVEGRMA encoded by the coding sequence GAAATTGTGGGGCTGCTGGGCCTCAATGGGGCGGGCAAGACCACCTTCATAAAACTGCTGGCAGGTCTGCTCGAGCCCGACGAAGGCCAGATAAAGCTGCTGGGCAGACCCCTCCACCCGGCCACCGTTCGAAGCGCCGTGGCCCTACTAAAAGAGGGCCAGCCGAGCTTTTCGGAGTTCCTGACGCCGCGGCAGTGCTTGCTGTACTACGGGCATCTTCTGGGAATCAAGAACCTCGAGGCCCGGGTAGCCCAGGCGCTCGATCTGGCCGATTTATTACTGGTTGCCGAGCGACCCCTGCTCGAGCTCTCCTTTGGAACCAAGCGCAGAACGGGCCTGGCCCTGGCCTATTTGAAGGAGGCCCGGCTGCTTCTGCTGGACGAGGCCAGCGCCGGACTGGATGTAAAGAGTGTGGCCACCTTACGCTCCGCGCTGCGGCGCTACGCTGCACAGGGCAACGCGGTCTTGCTAACCGGGCACGAGATGGGCTTTATGGAGGCCGTCTGCGACCGGGTGGTTCTGCTACACCAGGGCCAGGTCAGGGCCGATGGCCGGCTGCACGAGCTCGGCAAAAAATACGCGCTCAAGCAGTTCGTGGAGGTCTGGTACGAGGGCCAGCCCACAGTGGGCGAGACCTTGGAACAGCAGGACGGGCTGGTCAGGCTCAAACTTGATCTGCGCGAACTGGGTCTGCTGGATAGCCAGCGGGTACGCCAGGTAAGGCTTCATCAATCCATACTGGAACATCTGCTGCAGGAGGTGGATCGTGTGGAGGGCCGAATGGCTTAG